From Lycium ferocissimum isolate CSIRO_LF1 chromosome 12, AGI_CSIRO_Lferr_CH_V1, whole genome shotgun sequence, one genomic window encodes:
- the LOC132039401 gene encoding uncharacterized protein LOC132039401, whose translation MKIPKRFYMPDIPKYNRTTDPNEHVTAYTCAIKGNDLADDERESVLLKKFGETLSKGAMIWYHNLPEHSIDSFSMLVDAFVKAHAGAIKKLDYVYGAKAKSDRIPAIAQGDVHNRYQSKIKVEDDKILRATSVSWHSGKGSDRLKRAASRDSKSSYDRASGNRETPRLSEYNFCVDVATIAAAVIRNRETRHPRPIQYDPEKRDKSLICKYHHTHSHRTEDCRQWREEVARLFNLGHLREFLSERAKTHFKNVDSNKQDRQEEPQQVIHMIMGGTDVPIGPVVKRTKIFITREKRIRNEDPEGPISFSDEDMEGIAQPHNDALVISVLVNKFRIKRVLIDPGSSANIIRWRVIEQLGLLDQIVPTIRVLNGFNMACETTKGEITLPINMAGTTQQTKFYVIEGDMGYNALLGRPWIHLVRAVPSTMHHILKFPTPEGIKTVRGEQQAAKKMFAVEESVKITKVPDWNEGESAK comes from the exons ATGAAAATCCCTAAGAGATTTTACATGCCCGATATCCCAAAGTATAATAGGACAACCGACCCAAATGAACATGTGACTGCATATACGTGTGCTATTAAGGGCAATGATCTCGCCGATGACGAAAGGGAATCAGTGCTGCTTAAGAAATTCGGGGAAACCCTGTCAAAGGGGGCAATGATTTGGTATCATAACTTGCCCGAGCATTCGATTGATTCATTTTCCATGCTCGTTGATGCTTTCGTCAAGGCCCATGCTGGGGCTATCAAG AAGCTCGATTACGTCTATGGAGCTAAAGCAAAATCTGATAGAATACCGGCGATCGCACAGGGTGATGTACACAACAGGTATCAATCAAAGATCAAGGTTGAAGATGATAAGATTCTGAGGGCCACTTCGGTATCATGGCATTCTGGTAAAGGGAGTGATCGATTAAAGAGAGCGGCAAGTCGGGattccaaatcatcatatgacAG AGCCTCGGGAAACAGAGAAACTCCAAGGTTATCCGAGTATAATTTCTGCGTCGATGTAGCGACCATAGCGGCGGCCGTTATCCGTAACAGAGAAACAAGGCATCCAAGGCCAATCCAATATGATCCAGAGAAGCGGGATAAAAGCCTTATTTGCAAATACCATCACACTCATAGCCATCGAACCGAAGATTGTCGACAGTGGAGAGAGGAGGTTGCTCGTCTGTTCAATTTGGGACACCTTCGAGAATTCCTAAGTGAACGAGCAAAGACACATTTCAAGAACGTGGACTCCAACAAGCAGGATAGGCAGGAAGAGCCCCAGCAAGTGATACACATGATCATGGGAGGAACGGACGTTCCCATTGGGCCGGTTGTAAAACgcaccaaaattttcataacaagGGAAAAGCGTATTCGGAATGAAGACCCCGAGGGTCCCATCTCGTTCAGTGACGAGGACATGGAAGGCATCGCTCAGCCTCATAATGACGCGCTGGTAATATCTGTCcttgtcaataaatttagaatcaaACGTGTGCtaattgatccaggtagctcggctAATATCATCCGATGGAGAGTCATCGAGCAGCTGGGACTACTAGATCAGATCGTGCCAACAATACGAGTCCTCAACGGATTCAACATGGCATGCGAGACGACGAAGGGTGAGATCACTTTACCGATCAACATGGCAGGAACTACGCAGCAGACAAAATTTTATGTGATAGAGGGAGACATGGGATACAATGCATTGCTGGGAAGACCGTGGATTCACCTCGTGAGAGCGGTCCCCTCAACTATGCATCATATATTGAAATTCCCGACCCCAGAGGGTATCAAAACCGTCCGTGGTGAACAACAGGCCGCAAAGAAAATGTTCGCGGTCGAAGAATCTGTTAAGATTACAAAGGTGCCGGATTGGAACGAAGGGGAGAGTgccaaatag